TTCTTGTACCTATGATCTTCAACGCAAGCTTGTTCAAGCTGCTCTTGTTTCTGACTCTTCTGGTGGTGTTCAATCATCTTTCTCCTTTATTACACCTTCCTCTACTGTTTTCCAGGTGATCATTGGTGGTGGTGGCGGTGGTGGAGGAGCAGCAGCAGAAGAATCAGCTCCTTCTGGTGGTGCAGCAGCTGCCGAAGCAGCTCCAGTTGAGgagaaaaaggaagagaaagaagagagtgACGACGATTTGGGATTCTCACTCTTTGACTAGATTGACATTACTATATAGTAGTATAATTTTTGTGTTACTGCATCTTTTGTTAGCTTCATTTTGTTGGTTCTAAAGTTTTGATAAACAttggatttttttatttatttttttaaattagaagccacttcttatttttcttcaaaattcaatCTTTGTTAAAACATATAGTACTACTACTAACATACATAACCAATACAGAGAGCACTAAACAAGTTATCTCCTTATCTAAATCATTtggtaattaaaaaaatatacaagtTTGCTAAGATTCTTCAAGGTGCTAGCCTTGAGCCCTACAAGCAATAGCTGTAGTTCTGGTTGCTATTTTTGATTTAGAATTTctgaaaaaatattgaaaagatGAACTCAAATTCAGTGCTTTGAAAATCTTTTCACATACCCCTTGGCCTTGAAATTTTGATGATGGTTTAGTTCTTTTCCATTTTAGACTAGTTTGGGAGAAGGTTGGATGTAGAGGAAATGGAGATCATATGGAGTCTAGTTTATTTAATCATGTTTCTCCTAAACATTGAATTATCAGTTGTTGTTTAAGTGTCTAATGACATTGTTTTTTATTGTTCTCCGGGAAAAAAAATACACTAACACTTAAGTTAAGACCTCATCACCTCAATACTTCAGTTTTTGAAATTGGTCATGTTGCAAGGGAGGTAATCTCTTTTACCAGGTGCTATCCATgttctccattttttttattctgtatgcctttttttttaatcaacttCTGAAAAGTGAGGATACCATATAAAGAAGAGATACATTGATAGAAAAGCTTGGAGCCAAAATTGATTATACCTAATCAAGGAGACAAGATATTGCATGAAATCTCAGTACCAAAATACTGAAACTGTAAGGGTACATGTTAATACACATATTATTTTGTTCtgtttttctatgattttttaaGGATTGCAGTGAGCACAATTGATCCTTCATGTTGAGTTAATCATGCAAGTGCTTGTGAAACATTTTCTGAAATTGTGTATACTAACCAGGAAACAGAGATACTGTGATGCTCTAATCAGTTCCAAGATAAGGTTGTGGTGTGTGACTCTTTCCTTTGTCAGCTTCTAAAGGATACagttaggggtgttcatggttcggtttgggtcggttattgattaaaatcataatcaaattaatttaatcggtttttaaatgtctaaaaccataaccaaaccaagtaaaatattaACCACCGGTTTGGTTATTGTtagtttggttcggtttggttcggttattaggtttatgactagccgggacaattcaaatattctctccctacattctttaaatttcttatgaatctcttttttcctcacgatCCACAAGGGCGAACGTTGCTGCATATTGAGGGAAAGACATGCTAATGGCAAATCAGGTGGACCAAACTTGCAACGCAGTttagatttaaaagaacaaGTCAAACAGAAGtttcaaaatacaaacaactttgtcAATTACAATGAAAAgattacatatttaaactaaactaactagagaatccataatataatcaaaagttgggcttggattgttgggcctggattgttggacttggacatATGCTGCTTAGTGCTTACGACTTATTAGAATTTAgagttgggcttggattgttggacttggacatATTCTTTTAAGACATGGGctttaaaaataagtagatcaaaattaaattaataattagaaggtataaaatatctttaattatttatgagaagctaatattatacatataaataattataaattttatgtatataattatcggtttggttcggttatttattcggttattttttactataaccataaccaaaccaaatattatcgatttttcaaatttaaaaccaaaccaaatcaaatgtcagttttttattcgatttggttaaatttttgatttggttttggttttaaccaaaccTGTGAACAACCCTAGATACAGTGATGCTCTAAACAGTTTCTGACTTTTTGCAATGTCGGGATTTTCATCACTGGGGTTATATGCGTCGTTGAAGTTGGGAGATTTTGAATAAACCATAATGTACATGTTTTTACAATTAGTTTGAGACtcagttatatttttgtattCGATCCATTGCTTAGTTTGTTATTAAAAATCTCCGCATCTCTTATTATTGCTATTGTGAATATGATCTACTATCATATTTCGTGTGGACTTCGACTTCAATATGGTATTACTGAATAtcgtaccgaaccgaagtttgatttaccgattaccgaattaccgaaccgaagtttgaaagctcgttatttggtatatactttgaattatcgattaccgaattatcgaactcgaattttaaaaataccgAACGTCCAGCCCTACTGTTGCCCAACgtaaaaagagagaaaagaagTCTAGAAACAGTATATTAGAAAATACtccatttatttcatattaattgaatttttaagataatttatatatattaagaaaaatatttaagaataaaatttgaatcatacCTTTCACTATTGCTctcagtaaaatcataaatataatttttcaagtagtatgatttatctcctagaaaatataaaacttcaataaatgaaaggacaaatataaaaaaaattaaatattcatcttaaaatttaaataattcaattattttgaataataaaaaaaatctttaaaatttaattataattgaacAACGAAAAATTTCttagaaatttaattaatacgGAAGAGTGGAGTATCCAGTAAAATTCTGCATGAACTGCACAATGTGAGGATAAAAAGATTGGGccccttttctctctctctctctttaaaGAAAAAGGGCATTCGCAGAATCTTTCTTGATTAGACACATTAATTAATGAACCTTCTTTTGTTTAATTAATTACGCTCCAACATACATACCACTCATAAGGTCTGACTTTGTCAAATAAGAAAGAATTacctaattaattaaataacctattcttagtttttttttaataataaagcTCCTTTCTCTGATGGTGTGTTCACATGTATTGCCCATATGATTGTTCTTTTGTTTTTTGTAACAACCGGTGAGTTTTGACAATTTGATTTCACAATTATACCTTGTATTTTAGTTTCAGTAATACTCTtttctttaaatcattttttctgGTTCActatattgaaaaataaatttctatttttagttatttaatataaaaaattaataaataatttattattttatatctatTAATTTTTGGATACTTACAACATGTTGCATGTGTAtttcatgttattttttaaaaaataaaaaattaaactacATACATATTATTCAGaataattttttgttgttataGAAATTGAAGTACAATCAAA
This sequence is a window from Solanum dulcamara chromosome 10, daSolDulc1.2, whole genome shotgun sequence. Protein-coding genes within it:
- the LOC129870602 gene encoding 60S acidic ribosomal protein P3-like is translated as MGVFTFVFKGSGDEWSAKQYKGDLEASASCTYDLQRKLVQAALVSDSSGGVQSSFSFITPSSTVFQVIIGGGGGGGGAAAEESAPSGGAAAAEAAPVEEKKEEKEESDDDLGFSLFD